A region of Paenibacillus sp. JNUCC-31 DNA encodes the following proteins:
- a CDS encoding GNAT family N-acetyltransferase encodes MTIHIRQTQPNDLLPLTVLMHEYVVGFYNNPWPGDQAIELLIRNLLDQQIGVQFVAEQDGELIGFATLYFTYSTMKANRVAIMNDLFVKEALRDGEAETGLFEHCQQYTREHGCAYMSWITAATNERAQQLFERLGAARGTWVNYSIN; translated from the coding sequence ATGACCATACATATCAGACAAACCCAGCCTAATGATTTGCTTCCGTTAACCGTATTAATGCATGAATATGTCGTCGGATTTTATAACAACCCCTGGCCAGGTGATCAGGCAATCGAGCTTTTGATTAGAAACCTGCTTGATCAGCAAATTGGTGTTCAATTCGTCGCAGAACAGGACGGTGAACTTATTGGGTTCGCTACGCTCTACTTTACCTACAGCACGATGAAGGCAAACCGAGTTGCCATTATGAATGACTTGTTTGTGAAGGAGGCTTTGAGAGATGGCGAAGCAGAGACTGGACTATTTGAACACTGTCAGCAGTATACACGTGAACACGGATGTGCTTATATGTCCTGGATCACAGCAGCAACCAATGAACGGGCACAACAATTATTTGAACGTCTTGGAGCTGCTCGCGGCACATGGGTGAATTACTCCATCAACTAA
- a CDS encoding PHP domain-containing protein, producing MSHHLGRCDLHTHSQASDGMQPPAENVKLAKQRGLAAMALTDHDTVAGVAEAQRAGREFGIDVVAGVEISTRAGGKDIHVLGYYVNTEDEKFLERLRGLREAREERNHRIIAKLQELGLEISWQEVIDNLGRPLEPDESIGRPHMADVLVRKGYAADMRDAFNRYLAEGQPGFVSVPRVAPEDACKWIKDAGGAAVIAHPGLYEDDELVRRIVVGSNPDGIEVVHSDHGREEERRYAELAREFGLIQTGGSDYHGVRQGVVFHGDLGSKTVTMDVLDKLRAAAGKS from the coding sequence ATGAGTCATCATCTAGGACGTTGTGACCTCCATACCCATAGCCAGGCTTCGGACGGAATGCAGCCACCTGCCGAGAATGTTAAGCTTGCCAAACAAAGGGGCTTGGCTGCAATGGCGCTGACAGATCACGATACGGTAGCGGGTGTAGCCGAGGCACAGCGGGCTGGCCGCGAGTTTGGTATAGACGTTGTTGCAGGAGTAGAGATTAGTACCCGCGCTGGTGGCAAGGATATTCATGTGCTGGGGTATTATGTGAATACAGAAGATGAGAAATTTCTGGAGCGGCTGCGCGGACTTCGGGAAGCGAGGGAAGAACGAAATCATCGGATCATTGCCAAGCTGCAGGAGCTTGGACTCGAAATCAGCTGGCAGGAGGTCATTGATAACCTTGGCCGACCGCTGGAGCCGGATGAAAGCATCGGTAGACCTCATATGGCCGATGTGTTGGTACGCAAAGGATATGCCGCTGATATGAGGGATGCGTTCAACCGTTATTTGGCTGAAGGCCAACCGGGCTTTGTGTCGGTTCCCCGAGTGGCACCGGAAGATGCATGCAAGTGGATTAAAGATGCGGGTGGTGCTGCAGTTATTGCCCATCCTGGTTTATACGAAGACGATGAATTGGTTCGTCGTATCGTTGTGGGCTCCAATCCTGATGGTATTGAAGTGGTTCATTCCGATCATGGACGAGAAGAAGAGCGCAGATATGCGGAACTGGCACGGGAATTTGGATTGATTCAAACAGGCGGATCGGATTACCACGGAGTAAGGCAAGGGGTTGTTTTCCACGGGGATCTGGGTAGCAAAACCGTAACCATGGATGTGCTCGATAAACTTCGGGCCGCGGCCGGAAAGTCTTAA